From Variimorphobacter saccharofermentans, one genomic window encodes:
- a CDS encoding motility protein A, producing the protein MCVLTMSPDLRGFLNNIRSFSLILKVLPSTEEETIHTIIDLSNIARKEGLLALEEAANGIDDEFLKKGVLLIVDGTDPELVRSILETELNCIESRHSSTVGFWDSLAAMGPAWGMIGTLIGLINLLYEMDDPRAIGPNMAVALVTTFYGSVLANWISIPVATKLRANNTKEIMIKEVMVEGLLSIQAGENPRVIEEKLKSFLSPARRTAMKEEGGENVG; encoded by the coding sequence ATGTGTGTACTTACGATGTCACCAGACCTAAGGGGCTTTTTAAACAATATAAGAAGCTTCTCGTTAATACTTAAGGTATTACCATCGACTGAGGAGGAAACCATCCATACGATTATTGATTTATCCAATATTGCCAGAAAGGAAGGCTTATTGGCACTGGAGGAAGCAGCGAATGGAATCGATGATGAATTCTTAAAAAAGGGAGTCTTACTGATTGTCGATGGTACGGACCCTGAGTTGGTACGTAGTATTCTCGAGACAGAGCTTAACTGTATCGAATCAAGACATTCCAGTACGGTAGGCTTCTGGGATTCACTGGCAGCCATGGGACCTGCTTGGGGTATGATTGGTACCCTGATTGGTTTGATCAACCTACTTTATGAGATGGATGATCCGAGAGCAATTGGTCCGAATATGGCGGTAGCCTTAGTTACCACCTTCTATGGATCAGTTCTAGCAAACTGGATTAGTATTCCTGTAGCAACTAAGCTTAGAGCCAATAATACAAAAGAAATCATGATAAAGGAAGTTATGGTAGAGGGACTTCTATCCATTCAGGCCGGTGAAAACCCGAGAGTCATCGAAGAAAAATTAAAATCCTTCCTGTCACCTGCTCGCAGAACGGCTATGAAGGAAGAAGGCGGTGAAAACGTTGGCTAG
- a CDS encoding OmpA/MotB family protein yields the protein MARKRQEAPSGGNAPWMNTFADLMNLLLCFFVMLFAMSDVNEAKFEQISISMANSYGIFEGGGSAIGTGQLISSGVAQLNELDKYFQTMGRESHQSKIKNEGDFDPTNPENTEEGIKGNQSDQGAEGAKDSQPNQGNQGTDQDSQGSSGINGDQNKPDAQGNNGAADDQDKKKDEKDIGLDEALKKLQAEMATITAGMYDEVSDLTEKYKLDDYVELNIDPEYQYVQLTLKGNVLYDSGSAEIKKVAEPILAKIGDILLNFEGYTVEIIGHTDNVPINNSQYVNNNWLSSARALNAATFLIEECDINPKILKYSGRGEYEPISSNKTAEGRAKNRRIEIRIYNEYSGK from the coding sequence TTGGCTAGAAAGAGACAAGAAGCTCCATCAGGTGGGAATGCCCCTTGGATGAATACATTTGCAGATTTAATGAATCTACTTCTTTGTTTCTTTGTTATGCTTTTTGCCATGTCCGATGTGAATGAAGCAAAGTTCGAACAGATATCTATCTCGATGGCAAATTCTTATGGGATATTTGAAGGAGGAGGTTCTGCTATAGGAACTGGGCAGCTGATTTCATCCGGAGTTGCACAATTGAATGAGCTTGATAAGTATTTTCAGACTATGGGTAGAGAATCTCATCAATCAAAGATAAAAAATGAAGGTGATTTTGATCCCACAAATCCTGAGAATACAGAAGAAGGTATTAAGGGAAACCAAAGTGATCAGGGAGCTGAAGGCGCCAAGGATTCTCAGCCAAACCAAGGTAATCAGGGAACCGACCAGGATAGTCAAGGAAGCTCTGGAATTAATGGTGATCAGAATAAGCCTGATGCTCAAGGAAACAATGGCGCAGCGGATGATCAGGACAAGAAGAAAGATGAAAAAGATATTGGACTGGATGAAGCACTTAAGAAACTTCAAGCAGAAATGGCAACTATTACAGCCGGAATGTATGATGAGGTATCTGATTTAACAGAAAAATATAAACTGGATGATTATGTTGAGTTAAACATTGATCCTGAATACCAATATGTACAGTTAACGTTAAAGGGGAATGTATTATACGATTCCGGTAGTGCTGAAATCAAAAAAGTGGCAGAGCCTATACTAGCAAAGATCGGTGATATACTCCTGAACTTTGAAGGCTATACAGTTGAAATAATAGGTCATACGGATAATGTTCCTATAAATAATTCACAATATGTGAATAACAACTGGTTATCTTCTGCCAGAGCGTTAAATGCTGCAACATTTTTAATCGAAGAGTGTGATATCAATCCTAAAATTCTAAAATACTCAGGTAGAGGCGAATATGAACCAATAAGCAGCAATAAGACCGCTGAAGGCAGAGCGAAAAATCGAAGAATTGAAATCAGAATATATAACGAGTATAGCGGAAAATAA
- a CDS encoding flagellar basal body-associated FliL family protein, whose translation MKKNILTIIIMAMSLINIILSAVIVFVIVPTSNKTNQLVSKVASIIDLELESPENRDVAIAVSDIVVHELDDKLTINLKSDDGESHFALVTVSLSINSKHKDTEALQPKIQENENEIKEIVTEEFSKYTVTEVSEKKDEIKQQVLTRIQEYFQSDFIVNVSFGNFLLQ comes from the coding sequence ATGAAAAAGAATATACTAACAATAATTATTATGGCAATGTCATTAATTAACATTATTTTATCAGCAGTTATCGTATTTGTCATAGTACCAACATCCAACAAGACCAATCAATTAGTCTCTAAGGTGGCATCCATAATTGATTTGGAGTTGGAGTCGCCGGAGAATCGAGATGTTGCCATTGCGGTATCGGATATCGTTGTACATGAATTGGATGACAAATTAACGATTAATCTGAAAAGCGATGACGGCGAAAGTCATTTTGCGTTAGTAACCGTATCACTCTCAATAAACAGTAAGCATAAGGATACAGAGGCATTACAACCAAAGATACAAGAGAATGAGAACGAAATTAAAGAAATTGTAACTGAGGAATTTTCAAAATACACAGTAACAGAAGTAAGCGAAAAGAAGGATGAGATTAAACAGCAGGTTTTAACAAGAATTCAGGAGTATTTCCAGTCTGATTTCATTGTTAATGTTTCCTTCGGTAATTTCTTACTGCAATAA
- the fliM gene encoding flagellar motor switch protein FliM encodes MGDVLSQNEIDNLLAALSSGELDADDYKETTEKQIKNYDFARPSKFSKEHLRTLNIIFEHYARLLSTNLPAYLRKNVQVEVVNSEAVAYSEFTNALSNPVLLGIIDFTPLEGNIIIELADNLGYAIVDRMLGGGGYPLDKLRDFSEIELTIIERIFYVCTNLLREPWTNVIQVQPRLLRIETNSQFAQIIAPSEMISLVTLNIKIGNIEGMMNICLPYVTLEKVIDKLNTKYWYSTMQMSDDLSYEDVIEIAISKARVPIRAVLGKSMISVNDFVNMQRGDIIKLNTKAEDELAVYVGNLHKFTALPGSSSGTYAVKISSIIRGEE; translated from the coding sequence ATGGGCGATGTCTTATCCCAAAATGAGATAGATAATTTGCTTGCAGCTTTAAGTAGTGGAGAGCTGGATGCAGATGATTATAAAGAAACGACGGAAAAGCAGATCAAAAATTATGACTTTGCCAGACCTTCCAAGTTTTCAAAAGAACACTTGCGTACTCTGAATATAATTTTTGAACATTATGCTAGATTGTTATCAACGAATCTTCCGGCATACCTTAGAAAGAATGTTCAGGTTGAGGTAGTGAATTCCGAGGCAGTAGCCTATTCAGAATTTACGAATGCTCTTTCAAATCCGGTATTGTTAGGAATCATTGATTTTACTCCTCTTGAGGGTAATATTATTATTGAACTGGCAGATAATCTGGGTTACGCGATTGTAGATCGAATGTTGGGTGGCGGAGGATATCCTCTAGATAAGCTAAGGGATTTCTCAGAGATTGAATTGACAATTATAGAGCGTATATTTTATGTTTGTACAAATTTACTTCGGGAACCGTGGACAAATGTAATTCAGGTACAACCGAGACTTCTGCGAATAGAAACAAATTCGCAATTTGCGCAGATTATTGCTCCTAGTGAAATGATATCTCTTGTTACATTGAATATTAAAATTGGTAACATTGAAGGAATGATGAATATCTGTCTTCCATACGTTACGTTGGAAAAGGTAATTGATAAGTTGAATACCAAGTACTGGTACTCAACAATGCAGATGAGTGACGATTTATCCTATGAGGATGTTATCGAAATTGCTATTTCAAAAGCAAGAGTACCAATCAGAGCGGTATTAGGCAAAAGCATGATATCAGTCAACGACTTTGTTAATATGCAGCGTGGAGATATAATTAAGTTGAACACAAAAGCTGAAGATGAACTGGCCGTCTATGTCGGTAACCTACATAAATTTACCGCATTACCGGGTTCATCATCTGGAACCTACGCGGTAAAAATTTCATCAATAATTAGAGGAGAGGAGTAA
- the fliY gene encoding flagellar motor switch phosphatase FliY, with protein sequence MDGMLSQEEINALLGGMGSEDTSTSNSGTASEQLTNAEKDAIGEISNISMGTAATTLFSLVNQRVVITTPVVEYATWKDIVNSYDRPCVFIQIYYEDGLDGNNILILKEKDVKIITDLMMGGDGTNIDGDLTELHLSAISEAMNQMMGSAATSISSMLEKRVNISPPKASIVDLYENVSGENIADFLKGDFVRVSFHMEIGDLVDSVLMQLYPFDFARDLYQQFIQATTAEPDIPTRPPLETNARKPQTPPPAPAPAQPAPQPAPMPQQQPGYNPYANMGYPNAMPGAMPYMMQPMQDVNVQPVQFTPFAPTMNGVVQPENIDLLMDVPLEVTVELGRTSKSIKEILDFSPGTIIELNRLAGEPIDVLVNGKFVAKGEVVVMEEAFGIRVTEITKQKQLN encoded by the coding sequence ATGGATGGTATGCTATCTCAAGAAGAAATAAATGCTTTACTGGGCGGCATGGGATCAGAAGATACAAGCACAAGCAATTCTGGCACCGCTTCAGAACAACTGACTAACGCTGAGAAGGACGCAATTGGTGAAATATCCAATATTAGTATGGGAACAGCAGCAACAACACTGTTTTCCTTAGTAAATCAAAGAGTTGTAATTACGACTCCGGTAGTTGAGTATGCTACGTGGAAAGATATTGTTAATAGTTACGATAGACCATGTGTATTTATACAAATCTATTATGAGGATGGTCTCGACGGTAACAATATATTGATATTGAAAGAAAAAGATGTTAAAATAATCACCGATTTAATGATGGGTGGTGATGGAACGAATATCGATGGGGACTTAACAGAACTGCATCTGAGTGCAATCAGTGAAGCGATGAACCAGATGATGGGATCGGCAGCCACATCAATTTCTTCCATGCTGGAGAAGAGAGTGAATATTAGTCCTCCGAAAGCATCAATAGTTGATCTATATGAGAATGTCAGTGGAGAGAATATTGCTGATTTCTTAAAAGGAGATTTCGTAAGAGTTTCCTTCCATATGGAAATCGGAGATCTGGTAGACAGTGTACTAATGCAATTATATCCCTTTGATTTTGCCAGAGATTTATATCAGCAGTTTATTCAGGCAACTACAGCAGAGCCGGATATACCTACCAGACCACCGCTTGAGACTAATGCTAGAAAGCCTCAGACTCCGCCACCAGCACCTGCACCAGCACAGCCTGCACCGCAGCCTGCACCTATGCCACAACAACAGCCAGGATATAATCCCTACGCTAATATGGGATATCCTAATGCAATGCCGGGTGCTATGCCATATATGATGCAGCCAATGCAGGATGTAAATGTACAACCGGTTCAATTTACACCTTTCGCACCGACTATGAATGGTGTGGTTCAGCCGGAGAATATAGATTTACTTATGGATGTGCCGCTTGAGGTGACAGTTGAGCTTGGTCGTACCAGTAAATCAATAAAAGAAATATTAGACTTTTCACCGGGAACTATTATCGAATTAAACCGTTTAGCGGGTGAACCCATTGATGTGTTAGTCAATGGTAAGTTCGTTGCCAAAGGTGAAGTAGTAGTAATGGAAGAAGCTTTTGGTATTAGGGTAACGGAAATTACTAAGCAAAAACAGTTGAATTAA
- a CDS encoding response regulator, with protein sequence MAKSVLICDDAAFMRMMIKDILTKNGYNIAGEAENGIKAVDKYLETKPDLVMMDITMPEMDGIQALKKIKASDPGANVIMCSAMGQQAMVIESIQSGAKDFIVKPFQADRVLEAVKKAVG encoded by the coding sequence ATGGCGAAAAGTGTATTAATTTGTGATGATGCAGCGTTTATGAGAATGATGATTAAGGATATCTTGACCAAGAACGGATACAATATTGCCGGTGAAGCTGAGAATGGAATTAAAGCAGTGGACAAATACCTAGAGACAAAGCCGGATTTGGTTATGATGGACATCACAATGCCGGAAATGGATGGTATCCAAGCATTAAAGAAGATCAAAGCATCTGATCCCGGTGCCAATGTTATTATGTGTTCTGCTATGGGACAGCAGGCAATGGTTATTGAATCAATTCAGTCAGGAGCAAAGGATTTTATTGTTAAGCCGTTCCAGGCAGATAGAGTATTGGAAGCAGTAAAGAAAGCAGTGGGTTAA
- a CDS encoding flagellar biosynthetic protein FliO, whose amino-acid sequence MLLSGKTALVMLNVVDELGMKSTDKASNEAEAVKEAVRDTPVGLSTADNLWQLLGLVFVLIIVLVAAYYTTKYVGNIKLGQMKNSNFTAIDSYRLSPNKLLQIVKIGNKYVVIAITKDNINFITELDEDEVLLREDQPVERPDFKKILEKLRNKK is encoded by the coding sequence ATGTTATTATCCGGGAAAACTGCGCTGGTAATGCTAAATGTTGTTGATGAATTAGGCATGAAATCTACGGATAAAGCTTCGAATGAGGCAGAGGCTGTGAAAGAGGCTGTCAGGGATACGCCGGTAGGATTATCGACTGCAGATAATTTATGGCAATTACTAGGCTTGGTTTTTGTATTGATTATAGTATTAGTAGCCGCATACTATACCACTAAATATGTAGGAAATATTAAGCTGGGTCAAATGAAGAACAGTAATTTTACAGCGATTGATTCCTATCGTTTAAGTCCGAATAAATTGCTTCAGATTGTAAAAATTGGGAATAAGTATGTGGTAATTGCAATCACAAAAGATAACATTAATTTTATTACTGAACTAGATGAAGATGAGGTATTACTTCGGGAGGATCAGCCCGTTGAAAGACCTGATTTTAAGAAGATTCTAGAGAAACTGAGGAATAAAAAGTAA
- the fliP gene encoding flagellar type III secretion system pore protein FliP (The bacterial flagellar biogenesis protein FliP forms a type III secretion system (T3SS)-type pore required for flagellar assembly.) translates to MNTLVRKRLCRKPAVIVILLAICIATFLNGRYANAATAKDTVKTAEGENNLSGTLGPLEFTLNTDEDEESLASTLQILLVLTVISLAPSILIMMTSFTRIIIVMHFVRSALGTQTTPPNQILIGLSLLLTFFIMSPVLTQINNTAIKPLSAGEISQDEAMDAAIAPLRTFMLEQADTKDLKLFLDIAGITEVNEEKDIPTSVIIPSFIISELRYAFIIGFLIYIPFIIIDMVVASTLMSMGMMMLPPTMISMPFKILLFILADGWNLIIGELVKTFY, encoded by the coding sequence ATGAATACACTTGTAAGAAAACGCTTATGCAGAAAGCCGGCAGTAATCGTTATCCTGTTAGCGATTTGTATCGCTACTTTTCTTAACGGCCGATATGCCAATGCTGCAACAGCAAAAGATACGGTAAAAACTGCCGAAGGCGAAAACAATTTAAGTGGTACCTTGGGGCCATTGGAGTTTACATTAAACACAGATGAGGATGAAGAATCACTAGCTAGTACTTTGCAGATTCTTCTAGTGCTGACTGTTATTAGCTTAGCACCCTCCATTCTGATTATGATGACATCCTTTACGCGAATCATCATAGTAATGCATTTTGTCCGATCAGCATTGGGTACACAGACAACCCCACCCAATCAGATTTTGATAGGGCTATCCTTGCTATTAACATTTTTTATTATGTCTCCTGTGTTAACTCAGATTAACAATACTGCTATAAAGCCTCTTTCTGCAGGAGAAATTTCACAGGATGAAGCAATGGACGCGGCTATTGCTCCGTTACGTACTTTTATGCTAGAACAGGCAGACACAAAAGATTTAAAGCTTTTTCTAGATATAGCCGGAATAACGGAAGTGAATGAAGAGAAGGATATACCGACTTCTGTAATAATTCCGTCGTTTATTATTAGTGAATTAAGATACGCTTTTATCATAGGATTCTTAATTTATATTCCATTTATCATAATCGATATGGTCGTAGCTTCAACGCTCATGTCCATGGGTATGATGATGTTGCCCCCAACTATGATTTCTATGCCATTTAAAATTCTACTTTTTATACTTGCAGATGGTTGGAATCTGATTATTGGGGAACTGGTGAAAACATTTTACTGA
- the fliQ gene encoding flagellar biosynthesis protein FliQ, which yields MNEIIVIDIAKQALFLVLKVAAPMLLSSLVVGLIVSILQTVTSIQEQTLTFVPKLIAVFLCIMLFGNWIMTSIKEFMIELFSNFGYYIDIL from the coding sequence ATGAATGAGATCATCGTCATTGATATAGCGAAACAAGCATTATTCTTAGTATTAAAAGTAGCTGCTCCCATGTTGCTATCCTCGTTAGTGGTAGGCTTAATTGTCAGCATATTACAGACGGTTACCTCAATTCAAGAACAAACCCTCACATTTGTTCCAAAATTAATTGCGGTATTTCTCTGTATTATGTTATTTGGCAATTGGATTATGACCTCAATCAAGGAATTTATGATAGAGTTATTTTCCAATTTTGGATATTACATTGATATATTATGA
- the fliR gene encoding flagellar biosynthetic protein FliR, with protein sequence MTFAIENFEFYLFILVRITGFIYTAPFFSLKNMPNRVKVGISIFLAGIIFYTIPYEAPEYTGVIGFAVITVQEALAGAIMGLFANIAYHIIAYAGQIIDMEIGFSMVNELDPITNIQTTITSNFYGYLIMIMMLVTNMHHFFIRAIVDSFELIKVGKVVFHPNIYQLMVDFMADYFIIGFRIVLPVFAAILIVNSILGILAKIAPNMNMFVIGIQLKIFVGLVVLAMIIELIPSVADFIFNEMISMLKSSVELLR encoded by the coding sequence ATGACATTTGCAATTGAAAATTTTGAATTTTATTTATTCATACTTGTGAGGATCACCGGTTTCATTTATACGGCTCCTTTTTTTTCGCTGAAGAATATGCCTAATCGGGTGAAGGTTGGAATATCCATCTTCCTTGCAGGAATTATTTTTTATACAATTCCTTATGAAGCTCCCGAATATACCGGAGTGATTGGATTTGCGGTCATTACTGTGCAGGAGGCGCTTGCTGGTGCAATCATGGGGCTATTTGCTAATATTGCCTATCATATTATTGCATATGCCGGCCAGATAATTGACATGGAGATCGGATTTTCCATGGTGAATGAGTTGGATCCAATAACGAATATTCAGACAACAATCACATCTAATTTTTATGGATATTTAATCATGATTATGATGTTGGTAACCAACATGCATCATTTTTTTATCCGGGCCATTGTGGACTCCTTTGAATTGATTAAGGTTGGTAAGGTTGTCTTTCATCCGAATATATATCAATTAATGGTTGATTTTATGGCAGATTATTTTATTATTGGATTTCGAATTGTACTTCCAGTATTTGCTGCTATATTGATTGTGAATTCTATATTAGGTATTCTTGCAAAGATCGCTCCAAATATGAATATGTTCGTAATTGGTATCCAATTAAAAATATTTGTAGGTCTCGTAGTTTTGGCTATGATAATAGAACTAATACCGTCGGTAGCTGATTTTATTTTTAATGAGATGATTTCCATGTTGAAATCATCAGTGGAACTATTACGATAG
- the flhB gene encoding flagellar biosynthesis protein FlhB: MIDIDQIKYAAYRMPYHLQFFANDDKTEEPTTKKLQDARKEGQVARSKELITSSSLMVLFVVLKLFVGFIGENFVNAYRKSFGGIDRIVGDGFTINTAERILSDSIQTIIITCLPIFSFAVIVSIVVNIFQVKWKITAKPMMPKFSKLNPINGFKKLISKDKIVELLIEVIKIAIISYIAYNTLKNEWKTLLILYDMKLEQAILLIGNMVIDLGFKISMLFLIIGFGDLIYQKIKFKKEMRMTKQEVKDEFKNTEGDPQTKSRIRTKMREVSQRRMMQALPQADVVITNPTHFAAAIKYDKDSAQAPILLAKGADFLAQKIKEIAKENNIEIVENKPLARMLYYNVEIGAEIPPELYQMTAEVLAYVYGLKGKI; this comes from the coding sequence ATGATTGATATTGATCAGATAAAATATGCAGCATATCGCATGCCATATCATCTCCAGTTTTTTGCAAATGATGATAAAACAGAAGAGCCGACCACCAAAAAGCTACAGGATGCCCGTAAGGAAGGTCAGGTAGCAAGAAGCAAGGAATTAATCACTTCGTCTAGCTTAATGGTTCTATTTGTTGTGTTAAAGCTTTTTGTTGGTTTTATCGGAGAGAACTTTGTAAATGCATACAGAAAATCCTTTGGCGGTATAGATCGGATTGTTGGCGATGGGTTTACGATAAATACTGCGGAGCGTATTCTTTCTGATTCAATTCAGACCATCATCATAACCTGTTTGCCGATATTTTCCTTTGCTGTTATCGTATCCATCGTTGTTAATATATTTCAGGTAAAATGGAAGATAACCGCTAAACCGATGATGCCTAAGTTTAGTAAGCTAAATCCGATCAACGGATTTAAAAAGCTCATATCTAAGGATAAGATCGTTGAGCTGCTAATTGAAGTTATAAAGATTGCAATCATTTCCTATATTGCTTATAATACTCTCAAGAATGAATGGAAAACATTATTGATTCTATACGATATGAAGCTTGAGCAGGCTATATTGCTGATCGGCAATATGGTAATCGATTTAGGCTTTAAAATTAGTATGTTATTTTTAATAATAGGATTTGGAGATCTTATTTATCAGAAGATTAAGTTCAAGAAAGAAATGCGAATGACGAAGCAAGAAGTCAAGGACGAGTTTAAGAATACGGAGGGTGATCCTCAAACCAAAAGTCGTATTCGTACAAAGATGAGAGAAGTATCTCAAAGAAGAATGATGCAAGCCTTACCACAGGCAGATGTTGTTATTACGAACCCGACTCATTTCGCTGCAGCTATCAAATATGATAAGGATTCTGCACAAGCTCCGATACTTCTTGCGAAGGGTGCCGATTTCCTGGCACAAAAAATTAAAGAGATTGCGAAAGAAAATAACATTGAAATTGTTGAAAATAAACCGCTTGCCAGAATGCTCTATTATAATGTAGAGATCGGAGCGGAGATACCACCGGAGCTGTATCAGATGACAGCCGAGGTGCTAGCTTATGTATATGGACTGAAAGGAAAGATTTAG
- the flhA gene encoding flagellar biosynthesis protein FlhA: MKKNDLFVGLYILAAIIFLIIPMNSTVLDIMLALNISISMVILFNSMFTKEVLNMSAFPTILLFTTIFRISLNISSTKLILSTGEPGNVVTTFGKFVGGGNLVIGIIIFIVLIMVQFMVINKGSERVAEVTARFTLDAMPGKQMAIDADLNTGAITDAQAKERREKIQEESAFFGSMDGATKYVKGDAIAGLIITIINLVGGTVMGMLYMGESAGDAFQHFAILTIGDGLVSQIPSLMISLATGILVTKVSKEADFGDLLIKQLFSIPKVLYMVGASMIVLGIVTPLNVIMFAAYGVVFILTGRVIANKLEVTSIESEISEEEASANEIRKPENVTSLLQVDPIELEFGYGIIPLADTNQGGDLLDRVVLIRRQIALELGCVVPMIRLRDNIQLNPNQYIIKIKGIQVSEGEILFDHYMAMNPGYVEEEITGIPTFEPSFHLPAIWITEAQRERAETLGYTVVDPPSIIATHLTEIIRQHLYELLTRQDVQNLVNNIQETHQTLISELVPKLLNIGEIQKVLQNLLREGISIRDLVTIFETLADYAPTSRDTDVLTEYVRQSLKRAISNKYFPSSEMTSVVTLDPKVEQEIMGSVKQTEQGAYLALDPGITREIIESVQTEVHKLEELGKNPIIITSPIVRMYFKKLTQDYFKDLIVVSYNEIDSNVELQSVGMVTV; this comes from the coding sequence ATGAAAAAAAATGATTTATTTGTCGGACTTTATATATTAGCCGCTATTATATTCCTGATTATACCCATGAACTCTACGGTTCTGGATATTATGCTTGCATTAAATATATCCATATCCATGGTAATCTTATTTAATTCGATGTTCACTAAGGAAGTACTTAATATGTCGGCATTTCCGACAATATTGCTGTTTACGACGATTTTCCGTATATCACTGAATATCTCAAGTACGAAGCTTATTTTATCTACTGGCGAGCCAGGTAATGTAGTTACTACCTTTGGTAAATTTGTCGGTGGCGGAAATCTGGTAATTGGTATTATTATATTTATCGTATTAATTATGGTACAGTTCATGGTTATTAATAAGGGATCTGAGCGTGTTGCTGAGGTTACAGCCAGATTTACACTGGATGCCATGCCTGGTAAGCAGATGGCAATTGATGCGGATCTGAATACTGGTGCCATTACCGACGCTCAGGCAAAAGAGCGCCGTGAGAAAATACAAGAGGAATCAGCCTTCTTTGGTTCCATGGATGGTGCTACAAAGTACGTTAAGGGAGATGCAATTGCCGGTTTAATTATCACAATCATTAATTTGGTTGGCGGTACTGTAATGGGTATGCTTTATATGGGAGAGTCTGCCGGAGATGCCTTTCAGCATTTTGCAATCCTGACCATTGGTGATGGTTTAGTAAGCCAGATACCATCTTTGATGATATCCTTAGCTACCGGTATTCTGGTTACGAAAGTATCCAAGGAAGCGGATTTTGGAGATCTGCTCATAAAACAGCTTTTCTCAATTCCGAAGGTTCTCTACATGGTTGGCGCAAGTATGATTGTGCTTGGTATAGTTACACCACTTAACGTTATTATGTTTGCTGCCTATGGCGTGGTATTTATTTTAACAGGACGGGTAATTGCGAATAAGCTTGAGGTTACATCCATTGAGAGCGAAATATCTGAAGAAGAAGCCTCTGCAAATGAAATACGTAAGCCGGAGAATGTAACTTCCTTATTACAGGTTGATCCAATTGAACTGGAATTTGGCTACGGTATCATACCATTGGCAGATACGAATCAGGGTGGTGACCTGTTAGACCGTGTTGTATTAATTCGAAGACAAATTGCCTTGGAGCTTGGCTGTGTTGTTCCCATGATACGTTTAAGGGACAATATTCAGTTGAATCCAAATCAATATATTATAAAAATTAAAGGAATACAGGTAAGTGAAGGTGAGATTTTATTCGACCATTATATGGCAATGAATCCGGGTTATGTGGAGGAAGAAATTACAGGAATCCCTACCTTCGAGCCATCCTTCCATTTACCTGCTATATGGATAACCGAAGCACAACGTGAGCGTGCTGAGACATTAGGTTATACTGTAGTTGATCCACCATCGATAATTGCTACGCATCTTACAGAGATTATCAGACAGCATCTGTATGAATTGCTTACTAGACAGGATGTACAGAATCTTGTTAATAATATTCAGGAAACACATCAGACATTGATATCCGAATTGGTGCCTAAACTACTTAATATTGGTGAAATTCAAAAAGTGTTACAGAATTTACTTCGAGAGGGTATATCCATTCGTGATTTGGTTACCATTTTTGAAACTCTGGCAGACTATGCTCCGACATCAAGGGATACAGATGTATTAACAGAATACGTAAGACAAAGTCTGAAACGTGCAATATCAAATAAGTATTTCCCTTCCAGTGAAATGACAAGCGTAGTCACCTTGGATCCAAAGGTTGAACAGGAAATCATGGGATCTGTAAAACAAACAGAACAGGGTGCATATCTTGCCCTTGATCCTGGCATAACTCGAGAGATTATCGAGTCGGTACAGACAGAGGTACATAAACTCGAAGAATTGGGGAAAAATCCGATTATTATTACTTCACCAATCGTGCGTATGTATTTTAAGAAGCTGACTCAGGATTATTTTAAAGACTTAATTGTGGTATCATATAATGAGATTGATTCAAATGTAGAATTACAGTCTGTAGGGATGGTGACAGTATAG